One window of Metopolophium dirhodum isolate CAU chromosome 3, ASM1992520v1, whole genome shotgun sequence genomic DNA carries:
- the LOC132941786 gene encoding T-complex protein 1 subunit theta-like → MALHVPKAPGFAQMLKDGAMHLSGLEEAVYRNISACKQFSDTVKTAYGPNGMNKIVINHIDKIFITNDAATIVKELDIEHPAAKIIVFASEMQEQEVGDGTNFVIIFAGALLEQAEHLLKMGLTPVEVCEGFQLALEKTLELLPTLTCHEIKDIKNNAEQLVITQAVKSSIMSKQYGQEQFVTDLVLKACTSILPEKTTFNVDNVRVCKILGSNLYNSTVVNGMVFKRTNEGDITKQTDAKIAVYTCPIDITTTETKGTVLIKSAEELQNFSRGEEMVLEEQIKAIADAGVTVIVAGGKFGDMALHYLNKYKIMGVRLMSKFDLRRLCKSVSATALPRLTPPNKEELGYADCVYVDELGDTSLVVFRLDGKDSRMSTIVVRGATDNYMDDIERAIDDGVNTFKGISRDGKLLPGAGAIEMELAYQVGLYADTLPGLEQYGAKRFAVALEGFVKILADNTGVKSNETLAELYSQHSKGNKNAGFNIEPKGSSLIDVTKVGIVDSYLSKFWGLQYATQAACTILKVDQIIMAKRAGGPKAPGGRAPDNDDDA, encoded by the exons ATGGCTTTACATGTTCCAAAAGCTCCGGGTTTTGCTCAAATGTTAAAGGATGGTGCCATG CATCTTTCCGGTCTTGAAGAAGCAGTGTACCGAAACATCAGCGCCTGTAAACAATTCTCTGACACCGTTAAAACTGCATATGGCCCAAATGGTATGAACAAAATAGTCATAAATCACATAGACAAGATTTTCATCACCAATGATGCTGCCACAATCGTTAAGGAGCTTGAT ATTGAACACCCAGCTGCTAAAATCATTGTATTCGCATCTGAGATGCAAGAGCAAGAAGTAGGTGATGGAACCAACTTTGTTATCATTTTTGCTGGGGCATTGTTAGAACAAGCTGAACACTTATTAAAAATG GGATTAACTCCAGTTGAAGTATGTGAAGGTTTCCAACTAGCTCTTGAAAAGACTCTTGAGTTATTGCCTACCTTGACTTGTCATGAAATTAAAGACATCAAGAATAACGCTGAACAATTAGTAATAACACAAGCTGTAAAATCATCCATTATGAGCAAGCAATATGGCCAGGAACAGTTTGTCACAGACCTTGTGTTAAAAGCTTGCA CTTCTATTCTTCCAGAGAAGACTACATTCAATGTTGATAATGTTAGAGTGTGCAAAATTTtg GGATCAAATTTATACAATTCTACTGTTGTTAACGGTATGGTATTCAAACGTACAAATGAAGGTGATATTACTAAACAGACTGATGCTAAGATTGCTGTGTATACATGTCCCATTGACATTACTACAACTGAAACAAAA ggaacagttttaattaaatctgCAGAAGAATTGCAAAACTTCAGCCGTGGTGAAGAAATGGTGCTCGAAGAACAAATTAAAGCAATTGCTGATGCAGGTGTCACTGTGATTGTTGCTGGTGGTAAATTTGGAGACATGGctttacattatttaaacaaatacaaaattatggGTGTTCGATTAATGAGTAAATTCGACTTAAGACGATTGTGCAAATCCGTTTCAGCTACTGCTTTACCTAGACTT ACCCCACCAAACAAAGAAGAACTTGGTTATGCTGACTGTGTATATGTAGATGAACTTGGAGACACTTCGTTAGTAGTATTCCGTTTAGATGGTAAAGACTCTCGTATGTCAACAATTGTAGTACGTGGTGCCACTGATAACTACATGGATGATATAGAAAGAGCAATTGATGATGGTGTAAATACATTCAAAGGCATTTCCAGA GATGGAAAATTATTACCTGGTGCTGGAGCCATAGAAATGGAACTTGCCTACCAAGTAGGCTTATATGCCGACACACTGCCCGGATTAGAACAATATGGTGCCAAAAGGTTTGCAGTTGCTCTTGAaggttttgttaaaattttagcCGACAACACTGGTGTGAAATCTAATGAAACTCTTGCTGAACTTTATTCACAACATAGCAAGGGAAATAAAAATGCTGGTTTTAATATTGAA cCTAAAGGATCTTCATTAATAGATGTCACCAAAGTTGGTATTGTTGATTCTTACTTATCTAAGTTTTGGGGCTTGCAGTATGCCACACAAGCTGCATGTACAATACTGAAAGTTGATCAGATCATAATGGCTAAACGAGCTGGTGGTCCAAAAGCACCCGGTGGACGTGCACCTGATAATGATGATGACGCGTAA
- the LOC132941438 gene encoding nedd8-activating enzyme E1 catalytic subunit, translated as MCDNDHRRWSHLKKILERSSPFCHPDFEPGTGILEFLQNSCKLLVVGAGGLGCELLKDLAMMGFGDVHVIDMDTIDLSNLNRQFLFRRKDVNSSKAEVAAKFINERVPTCRVTPHHCKIQDKSEDFYRNFHFVVCGLDSVVARRWINGMLISLLSYDDNQQLDNSTVIPLIDGGTEGFKGNVRVIIPGITPCIDCTLDLFPPQVTYPLCTIASTPRLPEHCIEYVKLIQWPKENPFDSNIDTDDPVHISWIYEKSLERADEFGINGVNYRLVQGVIKNIIPAVASTNAVIAAACVTEAFKVATSCCPLLNNYAVFNDADGIYTYTYEAERKSDCITCSPYKAKYLDIDDTNMRLEKIIEILGEHQQYQMKNPALTIELDGKRKTLYMPNVPSIELKTRPNLKMTLEQLGIADGCKLLVADITNPRAFEIILKIKNNCVSME; from the exons ATGTGTGACAATGATCACAGAAGATGGAGTCATTTGAAGAAGATCTTGGAACGTTCCAGTCCATTCTGTCATCCTGATTTTGAACCGGGCACAGGCATAttagaatttttacaaaattcctGTAAACTGTTAGTGGTCGGCGCTGGTGGATTGGGCTGTGAATTACTTAAAGATCTTGCAATGATGGGATTCGGTGACGTCCATGTTATAGATATGGACACTATAGACTTGTCTAATCTGAACCGTCAGTTTTTGTTCCGTAGGAAGGATGTAAACAGTTCCAAAGCAGAGGTTGCAGCAAAATTTATTAACGAACGTGTGCCTACATGCCGTGTTACacctcatcattgtaaaatacaaGACAAGAGCGAAGATTTTTACAGGAATTTTCATTTTGTTGTGTGTGGTCTTGATTCTGTTGTTGCTCGTCGATGGATCAATGGAATGCTTATATCTTTGTTATCATACGATGACAACCAGCAACTTGACAATTCCACCGTAATACCATTGATTGATGGTGGCACTGAAGGTTTCAAAGGCAATGTTCGTGTTATAATACCCGGAATTACTCCTTGTATTGATTGCACCCTAGACTTATTTCCACCACag GTGACTTATCCATTATGTACCATAGCAAGTACACCTCGTTTACCTGAACATTGTATAGAGTATGTGAAATTAATACAATGGCCAAAAGAAAACCCATTTGATTCCAACATTGATACAGACGATCCAGTTCACATTAGTTGGATTTATGAAAAATCCCTTGAACGCGCTGATGAATTtg GAATAAATGGAGTTAATTATCGATTGGTTCAaggtgttattaaaaatataataccagcTGTAGCATCAACAAATGCTGTGATAGCTGCTGCTTGTGTTACTGAGGCTTTCAAAGTGGCCACCAGTTGTTgtccattattaaataattatgctgTATTCAATGATGCTGATGGTATATACACCTATACATATGAAGCCGAACGCAAATCTGATTGTATTACTTGTAGTCCATATAAAGCCAAATATCTCGATATAGATGACACAAATATGCGGCtggaaaaaattatcgaaatactTGGCGAACACCAGCAGTATCAGATGAAGAACCCTGCACTCACTATAGAATTAGATGGAAAAAGAAAAACACTGTACATGCCAAACGTGCCTtctattgaattaaaaactaGGCCAAATCTAAAAATGACACTTGAACAATTGGGTATTGCCGACGGATGTAAATTATTAGTGGCTGATATCACAAACCCTAGAGCTTTtgaaattattcttaaaatcaaGAACAACTGTGTTAgcatggaataa
- the LOC132941439 gene encoding large ribosomal subunit protein uL23m, protein MSTRWYPIYQRGNPQLRIFLPNFWMKLVRPEEKQPKNVVQFMVPTGMTNYDIENYLKKIYKISVIKVESSIENGKMKRAIFNKYGPIVKEDDFRRAFVTMPRDQEFEFPDVCTTEEFKKRTAEDEKSSKVSQDMYKDYLKKQGNRPGLPGWFSF, encoded by the exons atGTCTACCAGATG gtatCCGATTTATCAGAGAGGCAATCCTCAACTACGTATTTTTTTGCCAAATTTTTGGATGAAATTAGTACGACCAGAAGAAAAACAACCAAAAAATGTGGTTCAATTTATGGTACCCACCGGAATGACAAATTATGATATagagaattatttaaaaaaaatttataaaattagcgTTATTAAAGTTGAATCCAGTATTGAAAATG GTAAAATGAAAAGagcaatttttaacaaatacgGCCCTATTGTAAAAGAAGATGACTTCCGACGAGCATTTGTTACAATG ccTAGAGATCAAGAATTTGAATTTCCTGATGTATGTACTACAGAAGAGTTTAAAAAACGTACTGCCGAAGATGAAAAATCAAGTAAAGTTAGCCAAGATATGTACAAAGACTATTTGAAGAAACAAGGTAACCGTCCTGGATTACCTGGCTggttttctttttaa